A window of Salmo trutta chromosome 5, fSalTru1.1, whole genome shotgun sequence contains these coding sequences:
- the LOC115193584 gene encoding catechol O-methyltransferase domain-containing protein 1 has translation MAPDIKMYFCIQLVLALTGTGIGSALPGKSHSGGKNDPVLQYVVNNSLREHPVMTKLRLKTLEDPWSIMLVASEQAQLMANLAKLINASKTIEIGMYTGYNTLNMALVVPEKGQVVACEIDDEYMNIAKPFFKEAGVEDKINVRLQMCIKTLDELIAAGEAGTYDFVFIDADKRNYDRYYEKSLELVRQGGIIAIDNVLWSGKVVDPAPDDLTSQALDKLNKKLHTDQRIDLSMLTVGDGLTLAIKR, from the exons ATGGCTCCAGACATCAAGATGTATTTCTGCATTCAGCTTGTTCTTGCACTAACAG GCACAGGAATAGGATCTGCCCTGCCAGGTAAGAGCCACAGTGGAGGGAAGAACGACCCAGTGCTGCAGTATGTCGTGAACAACTCACTGAGAGAACATCCTGTCATGACCAAACTCAGACTG AAAACCCTTGAGGACCCATGGAGCATCATGCTGGTTGCTAGTGAACAAGCACAACTGATGGCAAATCTGGCCAAACTGATCAATGCCAGCAAAACCATTGAAATTG GGATGTACACAGGGTACAACACCCTGAACATGGCATTGGTTGTACCAGAGAAGGGTCAAGTGGTAGCATGTGAAATAGACGACGAATACATGAACATTGCTAAACCTTTCTTTAAAGAG GCCGGAGTCGAGGATAAAATTAATGTCCGTCTTCAAATGTGTATAAAAACACTTG ATGAGTTGATAGCTGCTGGGGAAGCTGGAACCTATGACTTTGTGTTCATCGATGCGGATAAACGGAACTATGACAGATATTATGAGAAGTCTCTTGAGCTTGTGAGACAAGGGGGCATCATTGCCATCGATAAT GTACTCTGGAGTGGTAAAGTGGTGGACCCTGCTCCTGATGACCTGACCTCCCAGGCTCTGGACAAGCTCAACAAGAAACTCCACACAGACCAGAGGATCGATCTGAGCATGCTCACTGTGGGCGACGGACTCACCCTGGCCATCAAACGCTAA